The nucleotide sequence tgtaagaacacttagAACTACTGTAGGCTGATTACTATTTCGTtgcaatattgtgcaaactgtggtgtcaggagcttttctcccgaatcgaaCTGGTGCATATTTTgtgatctgattgcatagcaagtacatttcgatGCTAACACACctcgtaagaacattctcacgcatgcaaacataactgttatgtatagtacttatgccggaacacaacaaaactgataagcacttcttaaaaaagaaaaatgcacatatttataaaagtggtggcgctgttgccctagtggtggcgctatcgagtatgttttgcgcttgaagtaatataaaatgtaaacgcttttggaatgaatacaaaagttgctatgtttattattcattgaacattatgctggttatgcatactacttgcggaaacaaaactctacgcgaactactctacgcgaactaccttaaccttcctgaaaactatttcgaaaataaatggctaggtgctgttaattttaccatataactataagtatctatcatgtgggTCCGGTTATGAGAGaggtattcttgcataccggacgtgtgttccCGGTCATTTGACCAGTGCTGTAAAAACGCATCTTACAccaccatgtaagatgagttatGCGCAACAAAGCgctacttcttatttcttttaatgtatggtttatgaaaagtacattatttcatttcaataaagcgcaatcaattATAAGtatgcaatcaatttaaatagaTAATGAATAATCGTAATAACgcgatttaaatagttactatttgacatcaatagtgatttaaaattactgcgctttatgacgtcagtaaacaacgtttcacgcgctttttggtaaaatgtataaaagtgCGTTTTTTACCTCAATTCTTCCACAAGTTGATAactttagatatgcaagaaaaaatatcaatcatgtttttccggtacGGAAAGAAAAATCGGTCCTTCGGTCACGCtacgtggccggtaactcggtaaacctctttaccggcttacgcgcgtgcactcgggtcggattttctatccgtaccgaacacacatgatagatacttatatatatatatatggtaaaattaacagcacctagccgtttgttttcgaaatagttttcagtatgGTTAAGGTAAGTTTACTTCCGTGTAatagaagaaaacaaacaagttatgcatgaaaaaaagaaagtaagtaaattattataaaacttgGTGTAGATCGATATTACCACCATCTTATAATTCAGTAACCATATTATTTCGTCGGCTATTTCAAGGTAAGAACACTGCGTAGGGGGTCGAATTTTTGTAACGAGCGCTACCAGTCACATTGATCATCAGAGTTACTTCCCCTGATAAATCGagacattattttttctgtattttcttCCCTACTTTGCTTCTATAGAGGATTAAATTTGCGAGGTATGGCCACGAGTATCTTAAGAACATGTTTGAGTATTTTGATTACCAATGCACGTGTCCATAACTGTGATTTAAATGCAATCGTATTTCTAATTTGTTTCGGACACGGAGCAATTCGGATAACACTTGATTTCTTGATGTTAAAATTGGTAAGTAAATATAAAAGACACTATTTGCTATTGGTGGACTGTAACAGGGAAAACCCACATAACAATTTTTCAGTAATACCTGTGACAACCAGacattagtccaaataattgtatgttgactgccttttttttacgatttttgatatggcaattCCTTCacatataaattgttttgtaccaaaagcggctagttattccgatcaggattccgggttaaagcgtATTGaatctataaaatattatataaacaagaaaaattacgagataatgttatttaacattagttccgtaaataaaaaaaataatattcaacaaataataatgagtttgatgggttttcttcatttcattctgtcataaattatgaaatatacttaaaaggcacctgcaaggctgcagttaacagttttaaaacaattggaaCAATTCGACCATGGCTGAGTTGTAgtctagctacaataatgagcgatcagggatacttttttattattttgacatttcatgtgtcaccagtctgccatagtctaaaaattgtcaaaagactggttgacggccatttaggtggactaagttgtagtccaaataattgtatgttgacaatactttttttacgatttttgatatggcaaatccttcacatacaaattgttttgtaccaaaagtgggtagtaattccgatcgggattccgggttaaagcatactgagtctataaaatatcataaaaacaagaaatattaccagataatgttattttatattagttccgtacacaaaaacataaatatccaATGAGTACtatgagtttgatgggtttTTCTTcgtttcattctgtcaaaacataatgatatatacatgcaaggctgcagttcacaattttacatcaatcggaacactttgGCCATGGTGCATGTATTTATgtggtctatctcgaagcttgtcacaggtggccgagttattatgATAGTGTCGATTTGTTctgcttggcataattgttgtctgtgtcagtcaagatttgttttattggaaagctTTGCACTTAATATagatataaacctttattatccagttcaaacataaaatacttcactaaatacaatttcaatatttttcaaaccccCTGgattttgcacaaacccgttaaGACTTATGGGATTGGAAGAATTCCGTATAACAAgtctattatttcagactaaaCCAGACCTCTGCTAAGAAAGCCTTTATCAGTTGAGCAAGCCTTgcatgaaatgtcaaaaagtaTCGGTATTGGTAGTAACAGGCATAGGCTAACTCGTTGAATGCCAGAATCTGAACATTTTTAAGACTACCGTATTGTCTTAAAGAGTTTTGTCAGGAAATTTCATCCAATTTTAATTGAGATATTGTGCAAACAAACAGATATACAGAAAAACAACCTCCGGAAGTGTCTGATATTGCTTACACAACCTGTTAATACTTGCCCCTCGAAATCACATGTATATGAAATCATGATTAATACCaataataattcaatttaacaaTTACCTATGGAGTTAAAGTTTGTTTCTCAAAAGTTCAATGCtgtttttcaaacacaaaattCACAAAAGAAGTGAAGTGAGAtttcttattataaaaatgttgaatgtaggtcaacataacgTTGAAGCGTCATTCCTGTATGATTGACCATGTATAAGGTCATAATGACTCATCTTAtccagtgctccagccaggttttgaaaagggcaaggtGATACATCAGAAAGGGCACTTTAGATGCacattgaatgagccttaaaTTGCAGCACTTGCATGGGCcaatgttcaatttttatttaaaatgtgctGTATCTACTTTAAATACtaaatagtttgttatgaatatctTAGCTGTTTTCTTACTtcagtgtcaaaattatgtacatttatttgtttataccGATTTCTGAAAACttactctgtcaaacaaaagggcatagcagggtgtagtaaaaaggcagcagaGTGCTGCAAAAGGGCAGCGGGGGTCCCTCATCCTGCTATTTAGACCGAGCCAGAGCGCTTATATCCTGTAAAAGTTTACAACTTTTGCAAAgaccattctcattcatcagaggtttgataaataaatgataaatctaaAGCATAAAGCATTTCTCGATTtatcactctggtgtacgagatTGGCAAAGACTGACTAAGAtggatttttatttcaaatgtttttctttcaggTTGCCTAACTTCCCAGTAGTTTTATTGCAATCAATGCAGTGGTTCTTCCTATCACACTGGCTAAAGAGAATGCATGTTGGAGGACACACAGCGACCCAGTGAGCAGAAGGGTTCGGTGCAGAGAGTTGGAGAATTCATGTTGAGGCAGGCAAAGGTGTTTTTTGGATCGTTCAGAGGTGAACATatctttttagctcacctgtcactttgtgacaaggtgagcttttgtgatcgccttttgtccggcgtccgtcgtgcgtcgtgcgtcaacaatttacttaaaagacatctcctccttaaccgctgggccaatattaataaaacttcatagggatgttccttgggtggtcttctatcaaagttgttcaaagaattcaattccatgcagaactctgattgccatggcaaccaaaaggaaaaactttaaaaatcttcttctcccaaaccacaaggcttaggccgttgatatatggtaggtaggatcaccaaatggtcctctaccaagattgttcaaattatggcccttgggtcaaaattggccccgccccggggggtcatgggttttctctatatgtttatagtgaaaacttaaaaaatcttctcctctgaacttacttggcctagagcttagatatttggcatgattcatcgtctagtggacctctacaaagtttgttcaaattatggccctggggtcaaaattggccccgccccggggggtcatgggttttctgtatatgtttatagtgagaacttaaaaaaatcttctcctctgaacttacttggcctagagcttatatatttggcatgattcatcgtctagtggacctttacaaagattgttcaaattatggccttggggtcaaaattggccccgccccggggggtcatgggttttctctatatgtttatagtgaacttcaaaaatcttctcctttgaacttacttggcctagagcttagatatttggcatgattcatcgtctagtggacctctacaaagattgttcaaattatggccttggggtctaaattggccccgccccgggggtcatgggtatacttgatatgtttatagttaaaacttcaaaaatcttctcctcttaacttacttggactagagcttagatatttggcatgattcatcgtctagtggacctttacaaagattgttcaaattatggccttggggtcaaaattggccccgccccggggggtcatgggttttctctatatgtttatagttaaaacttcaaaaatcttctcctctgaacttacttggcctagagcttagatatttggcatgattcatcgtctagtggacctctacaaagtttgtttaaattatggccctggggtcaaaattggccccgccccgggggtggggggggggtcatgggtattctctatatgtttagtgttaaaacttcaaaaatcttctcctctgaacttacatggactagagcttagatatttggcatgattcatcgtctagtggacctttacaaagattgttcaaattatggccttggggtcaaaaatggccccgccccggggggttagggtattctctatatgtttatagttaaaacttcaaaaatcttctcctttgaacttacttggactagagcttagatatttggcatgattcatcgtctagtggacttctacaaagattatttaaattatggccttggggtcaaaattggccccgcccccttggggtgtcatgggttttctctatatgtttatagtgaaaactttaaaaatcatctcctctgaacttacgtggcttagagcttagatatttggcatgattcatcgtctagtggacctctacaaaatttgttcaaattatggccctggggtcaaaattggccacaccccggggctgatgggttttctctatatgtgttatagtgataacttaaaaaatcttctccgaactcacaaagacaagtaacgtcttaatctaaactggataacatatttagtacacataccaattttcaatatgggccacatacaacaattaataacaaataaacatatatagatacacacgtaaaatcaagtagtgacaagagcttagatatttggcatgatatatcatctagttgacttgtaccaatattgttcaatctttggccctggggtcaaaaaatggccccacccgggcggtcatgggtttccttatatatgtatatgatgaaaacttaaaaaatcttcttctccgaaaccaaaaggcgaaggccttagatatttggtatgaagcatcgtttattggaccactattaagattgttcaaactttagccctggggtcaaaattggccacgccccgtgttcataggcttaggttttcaatatttgtatataatagaagcataaaaaaaaaattctctccGAAGTCACAAGGATTAGAGCTAtttggcataatacatcattaagtggacctctacctttattgtccaaactttggcattggggtaaaaaatgacccagacttctaaaaaaccttaactactttgaaccatccagatttcttatcaaaccaatgtgcaatatatgacaggtgagcgattcagggccatttggccctcttgtttatatatttaggtGTACAATTGATAAACTGGTAAAGGCTCTCCCAACAGCACTTTGTTTCTGAAAACAAAGTCCGGGTAGACATGGCTTGATGTGGGGATTCTACTAGAAGTCACTTGGTGAGAGGTCTGGGTTGTATTGTGGATGTTGTAAAACTTCAAGACTGTACTGCAGTCATCGGCATTAGTCTTTTTGGATGAATATAAGCCcgaattcatatatatatatttctgcttGGCAtcacatttttgaacaagcccagctgtataaaacccagagtttgaatttgaatttgcagacttgtgctaattttgaccactgttaCTGTTGCAAATATTCCATAACTACAATAGTGCAGAGTAATGTGTGGATGCAACAAGTTGACCCCAGCCACCCTGGAATGTTGGCACCCTGGGTCTTGTTATTATTGTGGTCCAGAACATTGAtctctataaaatatcattatgccTGTGGCACTCATGTGCTCTTGGACTAATACCGTAGCCATAAAAAATAGATGCATGGCAAGCCTGACACTTACGCTTCCATTATATTCACCaacacacttttttattttctttgctggcagtctaaaaaaataaagccATGTTTTTTAACCATAACAATTTCACTTGTAGGGTCAGCAATCACAGTATAAAGTGTGCACAAACCTTTTTATGCCcctgaaggtgggcatattaaaatcgcaccgtccgtccgtccagctctgtaactttcccttgtatggacagattttaaaataacttgccatatgtgttccacataccaagacaacgtgtggcgtgcaagacttgtgtccctacctcaaaggtgaaggtcacacttagtgtttattcacaatggagtgctgcatataaggacatagagtataggttgttgtgtccgggctgtaactttctcttgtatggacagattttaaaataacttgccacatgtgtaccacataccaagactacgtgtcgcgtgcaagacccgtgtccctacctcaaaggtcaaggtcacatttagtgtttattcacaatggagtgctgcatataaggacatagagtacaggttgtcgtgtccgggctgtaactttcccttgtatggacagattttaaaataacttgccaaatgtgttccacataccaagactacgtgtcgcgtgcaaaacccgtgtccctacctcaaaggtcaaggtcacacttagtgtttattcacaatggagtgctgcatataaggacatagagtataggttgttgtgtccgggctgtaactttcccttgtatggacagattttaaaataacttgccaaatgtgttccacataccaagacgacgtgtcgcgtgcaaaacccgtgtcccttcctcaaaggtcaaggtcacacttagagtttatttacaatggagtgctgcatataaggacatagagtataggttgtcgtgtccgggctgtaactttcccttgtatggacagattttaaaataacttgccacatgtgttccacataccaagacgacgtgtcgtgtgcaagacctgtgtccctgcctcaaaggtcaaggtcacacttagagtttatttacaatggagtgctgcatataaggacatagagtataggttgtcgtgtccgggctgtaactttcccttgtatagacagatttaaaaaaaaaacttgacacatgtgttccacataccaagacgacgtgtcgcgtgcaagacccgtgtccctacctcaaaggtcaaggtcacacttagtgtttattcacaatggagtgctgcatataacgacatagagtataggttgtcgtgtcagggctgttactttcccttgtatggacagattttaaaatcacttgctacatgtgttccacatacgaagacgacgtgtcgtgtgcaagacccatgtccctacctctaaggtgaaagatacacttagtgtttattcacaagggaattctgaatataaggacataacagtgtaggttgtcaagtatgggtggtattttttatgttcagaggcaatttaaaataacttgccatatgtatttgacacgtaaaggcaagatcaacttttcatgtactgaccttgttcgtaggtcaatgtcacattcgggggcattcgtcacatactgtgacagctcttgtttttcaaatgaaattgctGACGAATTTATCCCTAATATCTCCATCCCTGTATATCAATTGGGAAACTTACTCTACGGTACTATGGATTTTACATTATCAGTTTCTTTGTCAAAGCCTTCTGTAATTGGGTGGATGGGTCAAGGTTCATCTCTTCTTACCCAGCTTGCAACAGAACCGTAAGGAGGAGCCCTTTTCCATAcacattgttaaaaatgtttggatctattttaatttcttatgcCCCTTTAACTCATTAATTGCAAAtatggtttcccccacaacacaagactacattcttgcgcaacatcgtgccaacaagagtgactttgtataagttatcataattttcttcaaaattgttgtaaaatatataatgttattaattgtatgcTTTACCTGTAACATGTGCACGAGGAAACCATGATTTCGCAGGTATGATGCCATTACTAATTAGTTTCACTATCCTTTCAGCCTTAACATATACATTTGGTTGAGGTTACCTGACcttacctacaaaataggcgtcAACTCTACTCCGTTTTTGTAGTCAggtggaaaaaaaacaaaaacttttttagtGTGTGTTTCAATTTGTTGTTGAAAACCTTTTAAGCTTCTgaccccaatttcttgaaacttcttatggttaacaggcttaagtacaATGTAGCTTTAATTTCAATAGGCCaaaagacatacatgtacttaaacttgatttggattaattaaaaaaataaaattgtaattatcataaagataattcctatttaaagtctaaaaaatcttaaagaatGGAAATATAAcgcaaattttacaaaaacaaaattagtgAGCTTAACTTAATCCTGTTATGGGAGACTggagaagtttcgagaaattggggttAAAAGATCACTTTAACAACATTCCCAAAAGATGACAATATCATTGTTACATAAAGCCTTTGGTTTTTGCTTTCAGGAAAGTCATTCAGGGAACAGATGAAGACAAAGAACTTCTATGTTTTGGTGTTGTTTATCCTCgcaacattaacaacattataCATCCTTGTCGACCCGTCACCCAACCTCCACACCATCGTCACAGAAACACATCGTCAAATATCGAACATCCATATTCCAACAAACATACGTCAAACCAAGAAAGAACTGCTTGAAgttgacaaaaaatatctcGACATTTTGGATTTTCCATATTCAACGATTAAACCCCCTTTAACAGTTGTGCCAAAAAATGTCACAAGGGCTGTTAGAGCTAAAAGACTTCTGGATGCCGAAGTTCTAGCGAAAGATCCCGTGATTGTCGTTCCATTGTTATCTGGCTGTTATGACGAGGCAGTCAGGTTCCTTAATTCCGTAAAGAAGTATGTTCCGAAGAAGCTGGTTGTGTTCTACGATCTTGGGATCAGTGGCAAGGAAAATACTATGGTAAGGCTGTGTagcttaaagatgcacccttTCTCCTAAATAaagtttaccacaattaatttttttttttgatattccAAAAAAGGAAGAATCAATGTcagaaacaatggttcttataaaagatatcaagtttaatttgaaagaaattagaatAAAACAAGCTATTTCTATTcgaccttatgagactatagtagactacagcaaatcttttagcattcaccagtcatttaatattttttgcactCTCTGCTATTATTCacagttacaattttgttaccagtagtaaatattttccataaatgcataatttagttagtagtttaaggtttattagtcaaaatttatgtttgtaatttacatgtgtaagtattgattttgaataagagtgtcactttaaggaaatccatccatcattaatactaaaaatattggttaagttttattttaatgttacaatatgttatgtttgataaatttgaattattcCATAGATCTTGTTATTTAAGgaacaaattaatgaaattacTATATAATCAtggtaaattaaaataactatataatccagtgatttttttggaattatttttactgcctgtgccttgcaaattgggaaaaccagtcactttgggaaaaatacaaaatgaggccaaaacaaataatggcaaataagcatgtttttaacttttttatgtatacaattacattatgctgtgaaattcattgcttttttattcattaacgaAAATTTGCATTGataaattgggaaaaaattagatcaaatagggaaaatattataaattttgggaaaaatggacagatttttgcaaggggaaacagcctttagaaggcagtaaatagCACCAAAAAATCACTGTAATCATGGTaaaattactaaataataatggtaaaataaCTATATAATCATGGTAAAATTTTGTTCTAACACCTACATGTAGCCTATTTGTGGAAAAGTTTTCCCTCTTTGTGGAGAACTTCTCCATGTTTGCCAAAATCCTTTCCCAGTTTGTGACAAACTTCTTCCTCTTTGTGGAAATATTCTCCCAGTTTGTAATTTTAAGACCTCTCACTGTTAGTGAAAAACTTCTCCCTGTTTGTGAACAATTCTCCCTGTTTATTGAAAACTTCTGTAATAAACTTCTCCATTGGTGGAAAACTTCTCCCTGTTTGTGGTTGGAACACTTCTTACTGTTTATGGAAAAAACTCCCTGTTTGTGGAAAATCTTCATGTTTGTGGTACACCTCTCTGTTTGTTGTTAGCATCTCATTGTTTGTAAAGGATTCTCCATGTTTTCAAAGTCGATCTGTTTTCCTTCCAGATAATATTTCAGTGGTTactttttacatgtgtatgacCTTTATTTACAGCTATCAAAAGCGTGCAATGGTAGCGTATACAACTGTGAAGTGAAGACGTTTGTCTTCAACAGATACCCTTCACATGTACGCTCGAACAGTCTGGGGGCGTATGTACCTCTCCTTTTACAggtaaaaaatcaaatgatgtCAATTACTGCCTGaacaaattgtatttcttttgcATGCCAAATAAGAGGGTAAcctatttatgaataaaaattaaccttggccataacttagataatgttcaagatattgtgatgaaactcaCATGTTGCCAGTTACAAGATGTACATTTATCGCAAGGCTCACTTTAATAATTATAGAGTTGTGCACCTTGTTTAGGAAAAAAGCAGACTAGCATTGGCGTTCACACCACCGTTGTATAGTAAAATTTCGACAGGATCGAGTCATTTAGTGTGGATGCTGCTtgtatcaaattaaatattatacaggGTACACATGCATCTAttgacattttgtgttttaagagtttaatgttttttttattggcaTGAAggtaaatacttatttttttgaatatttcaaattcTTATATTTTCAAGAGCAGAATACAATgtgtttatgaaataattaattaaattaagcCCTTTCCAGAGCTTAGGAGTCTGAATCAGtaattaaacttattaaaagCTGatctctcacagatttaccgtcttgacaactttttcaatttttgtcttgtaatgagccaatttttgtgtaaatatctgcaaaccagtgatataaggctgctgacaaaagatcagatcgcaaattttcatttcctttcgaaaatgaatgttttatggcttaaagcgttactaacggtttaagaaaaatgcataaaacatcaaattttgaacttaaatatgaaaatctgcaatctgtttttttgccagcagtcttatatcatttgttcccatgcgttgtagcataaaaaaagttgtcaaaacatgcaaattgtgaaagtgc is from Mya arenaria isolate MELC-2E11 chromosome 9, ASM2691426v1 and encodes:
- the LOC128202713 gene encoding uncharacterized protein LOC128202713, whose amino-acid sequence is MLEDTQRPSEQKGSVQRVGEFMLRQAKVFFGSFRGKSFREQMKTKNFYVLVLFILATLTTLYILVDPSPNLHTIVTETHRQISNIHIPTNIRQTKKELLEVDKKYLDILDFPYSTIKPPLTVVPKNVTRAVRAKRLLDAEVLAKDPVIVVPLLSGCYDEAVRFLNSVKKYVPKKLVVFYDLGISGKENTMLSKACNGSVYNCEVKTFVFNRYPSHVRSNSLGAYVPLLLQESLNSYHAVIWSNPQEYFINGMQSIAGVISKAREIGIVAWSIKDTTSSITYFKMYTFFDVKKEQYYFHRAVKTSHLVVFNTEKVRTKIMLPWIKCALVEECISPTGSQNSGGYCSEKRPRYLYSGCHHYEQSALNLILGKEFSFVETPYIANEEIFGVESTNKSVTSSIMVTKEDDAQTIS